The following proteins are encoded in a genomic region of Pikeienuella piscinae:
- the tsaD gene encoding tRNA (adenosine(37)-N6)-threonylcarbamoyltransferase complex transferase subunit TsaD, which yields MEEITVLGIESSCDDTAAALVRVRIGSGGARGPGEILSSVVIGQEGLHAGFGGVVPEIAARAHAERLDLAVEAALAEAGCGLGGVDLVGVTAGPGLIGGVLSGVMCAKGIAFGAGLPLIGVNHLEGHALTPRLTDGIGAPYLLLLVSGGHCQLIEVAAPCRYKRLGGSIDDAPGEAFDKIAKLLGLGYPGGPEVEREALSGDETRFAFPRPLIERTGFDMSFSGLKTAVLRARDDLVAVAGGITVADRADLCASFQAAARDLLAAKTRAAMVNLASGGAHPVGARRLAVAGGVAANRAIRGALEAAAAETGFSFHAPPLALCTDNGAMIAWAAAERWALGERGGEITARPRWPLDESAPPMLGGGRKGPRV from the coding sequence ATGGAAGAGATCACGGTTCTCGGCATCGAATCGAGCTGCGACGACACTGCGGCGGCGCTCGTGCGCGTGCGGATCGGGTCCGGCGGCGCGCGCGGGCCGGGCGAGATTCTCTCCAGCGTGGTGATCGGGCAGGAGGGGCTGCACGCCGGTTTCGGCGGCGTGGTGCCGGAGATCGCCGCCCGCGCCCATGCCGAGCGGCTCGACCTCGCGGTCGAGGCGGCGTTGGCTGAGGCGGGATGCGGGCTTGGCGGCGTCGATCTTGTCGGCGTGACGGCGGGGCCGGGTCTGATCGGCGGCGTCCTTTCCGGTGTGATGTGCGCGAAGGGGATCGCCTTCGGGGCCGGGTTGCCGCTGATCGGGGTCAATCACCTGGAGGGTCACGCGCTGACGCCGCGGCTGACCGACGGGATCGGCGCGCCCTATCTTCTCCTGCTCGTTTCCGGCGGACACTGCCAACTCATCGAGGTTGCGGCGCCCTGCCGGTATAAGCGCCTCGGCGGGTCGATCGACGACGCGCCGGGGGAAGCCTTCGACAAGATCGCGAAGCTACTCGGTCTCGGCTATCCGGGCGGACCGGAGGTGGAGCGTGAGGCCTTGAGCGGCGACGAGACGCGCTTCGCCTTTCCCCGGCCGCTGATCGAACGGACCGGATTCGACATGTCGTTTTCCGGGCTGAAGACTGCGGTGCTCCGCGCGCGCGACGATCTCGTCGCCGTTGCGGGCGGCATCACGGTCGCGGATCGCGCCGATCTTTGCGCCTCCTTTCAGGCCGCGGCGCGGGATCTTCTGGCGGCGAAAACGCGCGCGGCGATGGTGAATCTGGCGTCGGGCGGCGCCCACCCCGTGGGCGCGCGCCGGCTCGCGGTGGCGGGCGGCGTCGCCGCGAACCGCGCCATCCGCGGCGCGCTGGAGGCGGCGGCGGCCGAGACGGGCTTTTCGTTTCACGCGCCGCCGCTTGCGCTTTGCACCGACAACGGCGCGATGATCGCCTGGGCGGCGGCGGAGCGCTGGGCGCTGGGCGAGCGCGGCGGCGAGATAACGGCGCGGCCGCGCTGGCCGCTGGATGAGTCCGCGCCGCCGATGCTGGGCGGCGGGCGAAAGGGCCCCCGTGTCTAG
- the hemC gene encoding hydroxymethylbilane synthase has translation MATQTISSRPPSPGAPLRIGTRGSPLAMAQAREVQRRLMAAHNLPEAAFALTAIRTTGDAVQDRPLSEIGGKGLFTKELEQALFDGRIDIAVHSMKDVATVLPDGLSMIAHLPRADSRDAFISARYATFDDLPEGATVGTSSLRRRAQALARRPDLKIIEFRGNVQTRMRKLEEGVATATFLAVAGLKRLGSAVEGVPIPTDVMLPAVAQGAIGVETRADDEGAIRLVAPLDDAETTLLLTAERAFLRALDGSCRTPLAGLAELTGDKLRFRGEILRPDGAHRHATAREGAPEEAEAMGLDAAAELRAAGGPGFFDA, from the coding sequence ATGGCGACGCAAACCATCTCCTCCCGCCCGCCCTCCCCTGGCGCGCCGCTTCGAATCGGCACGCGCGGCTCGCCCCTCGCGATGGCTCAGGCGCGCGAGGTCCAGCGCCGCCTGATGGCGGCGCATAACCTGCCTGAGGCGGCCTTCGCCCTCACCGCGATCCGCACCACCGGCGACGCCGTGCAGGACCGGCCGCTTTCCGAGATCGGCGGCAAGGGGCTCTTCACAAAGGAGCTGGAGCAGGCGCTTTTCGACGGGCGCATCGACATCGCCGTCCATTCGATGAAGGACGTGGCGACGGTGCTTCCGGACGGGCTGTCGATGATCGCGCATCTGCCGCGCGCCGATTCGCGCGACGCGTTCATCTCCGCGCGCTATGCGACATTCGACGATCTGCCCGAGGGCGCGACCGTCGGCACCTCCTCGCTCCGGCGCCGGGCGCAGGCGCTGGCGCGCCGCCCGGACCTGAAGATCATCGAATTTCGCGGGAATGTGCAGACCAGGATGCGGAAACTGGAGGAGGGCGTCGCAACCGCGACATTCCTTGCGGTCGCCGGGTTGAAGCGGCTCGGAAGCGCCGTCGAAGGCGTCCCGATTCCGACAGATGTGATGCTGCCCGCCGTCGCGCAGGGCGCGATCGGGGTGGAGACGCGGGCCGATGACGAGGGCGCGATCCGCCTTGTCGCGCCCCTCGACGACGCCGAGACGACGCTGCTTCTGACCGCCGAGCGCGCGTTTCTTCGCGCCCTCGACGGGTCCTGCCGGACGCCGCTCGCCGGGCTGGCGGAACTGACCGGCGACAAGCTCCGCTTTCGCGGTGAGATCCTGCGACCCGATGGCGCCCACCGGCACGCGACGGCGCGCGAGGGCGCGCCGGAGGAGGCCGAGGCGATGGGGCTCGACGCCGCGGCGGAGTTGCGCGCCGCCGGCGGGCCCGGCTTTTTCGACGCCTGA